Proteins found in one Bordetella genomosp. 11 genomic segment:
- a CDS encoding SRPBCC family protein: protein MQFTNEFDVSLPPAQAWPVLMDIERIVPCMPGAELVEIIDEKTFKGKVAVKLGPVALVFVCNAAFEEVDNDAHKARIKASGSDSKGRGNANTVIEFRLQPSAKGSRVIIDTDLTLSGAVAQYGRGVGMIQTVANQIISQFSKNLEAQISAGRAEEAAAPAPAAAAPAQNGEAPAATPTPAPAARRPPPPPAKPISGFSLILSSLWAMVRGWFGGSRQ from the coding sequence ATGCAGTTCACCAACGAATTCGACGTTTCCCTGCCGCCTGCCCAGGCCTGGCCGGTGCTCATGGATATCGAGCGCATCGTGCCCTGCATGCCCGGCGCCGAATTGGTCGAGATCATCGACGAGAAAACCTTCAAGGGCAAAGTGGCGGTGAAGCTGGGCCCGGTCGCGCTGGTCTTCGTGTGCAACGCCGCGTTCGAAGAAGTGGACAACGATGCGCACAAGGCCCGCATCAAGGCGTCAGGGTCCGACTCCAAGGGCCGCGGCAACGCCAACACCGTTATCGAATTCCGCTTGCAGCCCAGCGCCAAGGGCTCGCGGGTCATCATCGACACCGATCTGACGCTGTCGGGTGCCGTGGCGCAGTACGGCCGCGGCGTCGGCATGATCCAGACCGTCGCCAACCAGATCATCTCGCAGTTCTCCAAAAACCTGGAGGCACAGATCTCGGCCGGCCGCGCGGAAGAGGCCGCCGCGCCCGCACCCGCGGCCGCCGCGCCTGCGCAGAATGGCGAGGCCCCCGCGGCGACCCCGACCCCGGCTCCGGCTGCGCGCCGCCCGCCGCCGCCGCCCGCCAAGCCGATCAGCGGTTTCTCGCTGATCCTGTCGTCGCTGTGGGCCATGGTGCGCGGCTGGTTCGGCGGTTCGCGGCAGTAA
- a CDS encoding PaaI family thioesterase translates to MSGLPFGAKADDAAAPGPASVVTPAADGAADGIAAAGTLDNAALLQRLRHELAHPPFHALLRPQAVAVDAGTGTVVIRLPYDPSLRGAAGMDFIHGGVIAALIDMAAHAAVAVQTGRMAPTVDLRIDYLRPAPGADLIATARVLRLGRAIARADVEVGGAGTQPYAVGRGTFSTLAPGA, encoded by the coding sequence ATGAGCGGCCTGCCTTTCGGTGCCAAGGCCGATGATGCCGCCGCGCCCGGTCCGGCATCCGTCGTTACGCCCGCCGCGGACGGGGCAGCCGATGGCATCGCAGCGGCCGGCACCCTCGACAACGCCGCGCTGCTGCAGCGGCTGCGGCACGAACTCGCGCATCCGCCTTTCCATGCCCTGCTCAGGCCACAGGCCGTTGCCGTGGACGCCGGGACCGGCACCGTCGTCATCCGCCTGCCCTACGATCCGTCGTTGCGCGGCGCCGCCGGCATGGACTTCATCCATGGCGGCGTCATCGCGGCCTTGATCGACATGGCCGCGCATGCCGCGGTGGCCGTGCAGACCGGCCGCATGGCGCCAACCGTCGATTTGCGCATCGACTACCTGCGCCCCGCGCCCGGCGCGGACCTTATCGCGACCGCGCGCGTGCTCAGGCTCGGCCGCGCCATCGCGCGCGCCGACGTGGAAGTGGGCGGGGCCGGCACGCAACCCTACGCCGTGGGCCGCGGCACCTTCAGCACGCTGGCCCCCGGGGCCTGA
- a CDS encoding class I adenylate-forming enzyme family protein, with the protein MTKPLINTVLTLLSAERMAAFYQAGFWRDETIYMAARRHAQARPQACAVRDRSRRLTYAELIAAADRLAASLHAAGVRAGQRVGVWMSSRVETAIALLACSRNAYACCPSLHRDHTAQDVLALMESVGAVAFIGEAGYGADAARNDIFAMIGQVQTMRRIVRLDAVAGEGIDGFDAAVQAAGLSTEQAAEAVDYSTDPDRLVYLAFTSGTTGAPKGVMHSDNTLLANARAIAQDWNFGPASVIYTMSPLSHNLGLGALISALATGGELVVHDLPRGGSVLDRLLETGATFLFGVPTHAIDLLAELKARGLEKVGALQGFRISGAAAPQEVVADLLRYGVTPQSGYGMTEACSHHYTLPGDSPRRIIETSGRACASYEVKIWSADDPDVELPIGETGQIGGRGASLMLGYFDNQKATEASFNAHGWFMTGDMGRLDADGYLVITGRKKDLIIRGGHNIYPARIENLAMQHPAVARAAVLPVPDARLGEKVCLAVTLRPGCEAGADDLLQHLDASGLSRYDMPEYYVQLDNIPLTASGKIFKRDLVEDVKAGRMQVQPVRWRPLEKQA; encoded by the coding sequence TTGACCAAGCCCCTGATCAACACCGTGCTGACCCTGCTGAGCGCCGAGCGGATGGCCGCGTTCTACCAGGCGGGTTTTTGGCGGGACGAGACCATTTACATGGCCGCGCGCCGCCACGCGCAGGCGCGCCCGCAGGCCTGCGCGGTGCGCGATCGTTCGCGCCGCCTGACCTACGCCGAACTTATCGCGGCCGCCGACAGGCTGGCAGCCAGCCTGCATGCCGCCGGCGTGCGCGCGGGCCAGCGCGTCGGCGTGTGGATGTCCAGCCGCGTCGAGACCGCGATTGCCTTGCTGGCATGTTCGCGCAACGCCTATGCGTGCTGCCCGTCGCTGCACCGCGACCACACGGCGCAAGATGTGCTGGCGCTGATGGAGAGCGTGGGGGCGGTGGCGTTTATCGGCGAGGCCGGCTACGGCGCGGACGCGGCGCGCAACGACATATTCGCGATGATCGGCCAGGTGCAAACCATGCGCCGCATCGTTCGCCTGGATGCAGTCGCCGGCGAGGGTATCGATGGATTCGATGCGGCCGTTCAGGCCGCGGGCCTGTCCACCGAGCAGGCCGCCGAGGCGGTGGATTACTCGACCGACCCGGATCGCCTGGTCTACCTGGCCTTCACGTCGGGCACCACCGGCGCACCCAAGGGCGTCATGCACAGCGACAATACGCTGCTGGCCAACGCGCGCGCCATTGCGCAGGACTGGAATTTCGGTCCCGCGTCCGTCATCTACACCATGAGCCCGCTCAGCCATAACCTGGGCCTGGGTGCGCTGATCAGCGCGCTGGCCACCGGCGGCGAACTGGTCGTGCACGACCTGCCGCGCGGCGGCAGCGTACTGGATCGCCTGCTGGAGACCGGCGCGACCTTCCTGTTCGGCGTGCCTACGCATGCCATCGACCTGCTGGCCGAATTGAAGGCACGCGGGTTGGAGAAAGTGGGGGCGCTGCAGGGATTTCGCATCTCGGGCGCTGCCGCGCCGCAGGAAGTGGTGGCCGACCTGCTGCGCTACGGCGTCACGCCGCAAAGCGGCTACGGCATGACCGAAGCATGTTCGCATCACTACACCCTGCCGGGCGACTCGCCGCGCCGCATTATCGAAACCTCGGGGCGCGCCTGCGCCAGCTATGAAGTAAAGATCTGGTCCGCGGACGATCCCGATGTCGAGCTGCCCATCGGCGAGACCGGACAGATCGGCGGGCGCGGCGCCAGCCTGATGCTGGGCTACTTCGACAACCAGAAGGCGACCGAGGCATCGTTCAACGCGCACGGCTGGTTCATGACGGGCGACATGGGCAGGCTGGACGCCGATGGTTACCTGGTCATTACCGGCCGCAAGAAAGACCTGATCATTCGTGGCGGCCACAACATTTATCCGGCCCGCATCGAAAACCTGGCCATGCAGCATCCGGCGGTGGCACGCGCCGCCGTCCTGCCCGTGCCCGATGCGCGGCTGGGCGAGAAAGTCTGCCTGGCCGTCACGTTGCGGCCCGGCTGCGAGGCCGGCGCGGACGATTTGCTGCAGCACCTGGATGCTTCGGGCCTGTCGCGCTACGACATGCCCGAGTACTACGTGCAACTGGACAACATCCCGCTGACGGCCAGCGGCAAGATTTTCAAGCGCGACCTGGTGGAGGACGTGAAGGCGGGCCGCATGCAGGTGCAGCCGGTACGTTGGCGGCCGCTGGAGAAACAGGCGTGA
- a CDS encoding FAD binding domain-containing protein yields MKPGKFEHYEPTSIDQAVMILADVADQDGRVLAGGQTLVPAMALRLARPAFLVDINRIEELRRAEVRDGALEIGACVRHAAFHQPVVPGPLGRLLAQVVRHIAHLPIRTRGTFCGSIANADPASEWCLVSSTLDAEFVVRSVGRERRIPAAEFFLGYMATALEPAELLVAARLPLLGEETRFGFEEYSRRAGDFAQAMALAVFELHDGVMRNVRIGVGGVEDRTRRLAAAEACLEGIAPDAQEFQRAADAAAQQVQPSDSGADEQAYRRDLVRAVVRRALDKGMQQ; encoded by the coding sequence ATGAAGCCCGGTAAATTCGAGCACTACGAACCGACCTCGATCGATCAGGCGGTGATGATCCTGGCGGACGTGGCAGACCAGGACGGTCGCGTGCTGGCGGGCGGCCAGACGCTGGTGCCCGCGATGGCGCTGCGGCTGGCGCGGCCGGCCTTCCTGGTGGATATCAACCGCATCGAGGAACTGCGGCGGGCGGAAGTCCGCGACGGCGCGCTTGAAATCGGCGCCTGTGTGCGTCATGCCGCTTTCCACCAGCCGGTCGTGCCGGGCCCGCTGGGCCGGCTGCTGGCCCAGGTGGTGCGCCATATCGCCCACCTGCCCATCCGCACCCGTGGCACGTTCTGCGGCAGCATTGCCAACGCGGACCCCGCCTCGGAATGGTGCCTGGTGTCATCCACCCTGGACGCCGAATTCGTCGTGCGCAGCGTGGGGCGGGAACGCCGGATTCCGGCCGCGGAGTTCTTCCTGGGCTATATGGCTACCGCGCTGGAGCCGGCTGAACTGCTGGTGGCCGCGCGCCTGCCCCTGCTGGGCGAGGAAACCCGCTTCGGTTTCGAGGAATACAGCCGCCGCGCCGGCGATTTCGCGCAGGCGATGGCGCTGGCTGTATTCGAGCTGCATGACGGTGTCATGCGCAACGTGCGCATAGGCGTGGGCGGAGTCGAGGACAGGACGCGCCGGCTGGCGGCCGCCGAGGCCTGCCTTGAAGGCATCGCGCCGGACGCGCAGGAATTCCAGCGCGCGGCGGATGCCGCCGCGCAACAGGTACAGCCGTCGGACAGCGGCGCAGACGAGCAGGCGTACCGGCGCGACCTGGTGCGTGCCGTGGTGCGCCGCGCGCTGGACAAGGGGATGCAGCAATGA
- a CDS encoding xanthine dehydrogenase family protein molybdopterin-binding subunit, with the protein MSAHAESEVRQQRAEGVQVVGQSVTRLEDPPLVRGEACFAGDVNFPRQLHMRVVRSQVAHGRILSIDTAEALALKGVTSVWTGADVASIPPIPFRATKVTGLEPYCQPILAQERVRYVGEPVAVVFAEDAYLAEDAAELVLADIEVLPPVMFADAEPGEFLPGLSTEPTVIRKGYGDVAAAFAAAHDVVALDLSVGRHSGVPLECRGAVARYDAARDVLEMYGAAKKSHWNRDEMAKMLGRSPSSFHLYEGHVGGGFGVRGEIYPEDVLVCLGALRLRRPVKWQEDRRENLMATNHSREQRHLVEAAIDADGRILGIRNKFFHAQGAYSRTHGARVADMSAGLLLGPYRVPAYEVAGHFRLVNKTPAATYRSPGRYETTFVRERLMDAIARRVGIDPVQARRRNLIRADEMPYARPLDALGTDVVLDSGDYDGLMDKTLARLDWDRLQAELARRRAAGEYVGLGLAMFVEKSGLGPSDMVRLTVDVTGAVELVTGAGSVGQGMETVLAQICAQELGVDYRRVRVHHGRTDLIEFGNGAHASRVTVMSGSATQIAARKVRAKALGVAARMLDTTPDELEIVDGQVRPRGGAGGPATTLADVARYLHPSSRTSDGHEPGLSAEGWFYSDHMNYPYGVHAAQVRVDGATGQVVVEKYLVAYDVGRAVNPMLIDGQIVGGLAQGLGGALFEEFTYDEAGQPLSTTFADYVMVSAHEMPDVDVLITEDAPSPLNPMGLKGAGEGGTNGVGAAVAAAVDDALQAPGFVTRLPIKAMRVRQLLASRAL; encoded by the coding sequence ATGAGCGCCCACGCCGAATCCGAGGTCCGCCAGCAGCGCGCCGAAGGCGTGCAGGTCGTGGGGCAGTCCGTGACGCGGCTGGAGGATCCCCCATTGGTGCGCGGCGAGGCCTGCTTCGCCGGCGACGTGAATTTCCCGCGCCAGCTGCACATGCGGGTGGTGCGTTCGCAAGTGGCCCACGGCCGCATCCTATCCATCGATACCGCGGAAGCCCTGGCGCTCAAAGGCGTGACGTCCGTGTGGACCGGCGCGGACGTGGCGTCGATTCCGCCGATTCCGTTCCGAGCCACCAAGGTGACCGGGCTGGAGCCCTATTGCCAGCCCATCCTGGCGCAGGAGCGCGTGCGCTATGTGGGCGAGCCGGTGGCAGTGGTCTTTGCCGAGGACGCCTATCTGGCGGAAGACGCGGCCGAACTGGTGCTGGCCGACATCGAGGTGTTGCCGCCCGTCATGTTTGCCGACGCCGAGCCGGGCGAATTCCTGCCGGGCCTGAGCACCGAGCCGACCGTCATTCGCAAGGGCTATGGCGATGTGGCCGCGGCGTTCGCTGCCGCGCATGACGTCGTGGCGCTGGACCTGTCGGTGGGCCGGCATTCCGGCGTGCCGCTGGAGTGCCGCGGTGCCGTCGCGCGATACGACGCGGCGCGCGACGTGCTGGAGATGTACGGGGCGGCCAAGAAATCGCACTGGAATCGTGACGAAATGGCCAAAATGCTGGGCCGCAGCCCGTCCAGCTTCCATTTGTACGAAGGCCATGTCGGCGGCGGTTTCGGCGTGCGTGGCGAAATCTATCCGGAAGACGTGCTGGTATGCCTGGGCGCGTTGCGCCTGCGGCGGCCCGTGAAGTGGCAGGAGGATCGCCGCGAGAACCTGATGGCGACCAATCATTCGCGTGAGCAGCGCCACCTGGTGGAAGCAGCCATCGACGCGGACGGCCGCATCCTGGGCATCCGCAACAAGTTCTTCCATGCGCAGGGCGCCTACTCGCGCACGCATGGCGCGCGGGTGGCCGACATGTCGGCGGGGCTGCTGCTCGGACCCTACAGGGTGCCGGCCTACGAGGTGGCCGGCCACTTCCGCCTGGTTAACAAGACGCCCGCGGCCACCTACCGCTCGCCGGGCCGTTATGAAACCACGTTCGTGCGCGAGCGCCTGATGGATGCAATAGCGCGGCGCGTGGGCATCGACCCCGTGCAGGCGCGCCGCCGCAACCTGATCCGTGCCGATGAAATGCCCTATGCGCGGCCGTTGGATGCGCTGGGCACCGACGTCGTCCTGGATTCGGGCGACTACGACGGACTGATGGACAAGACTCTGGCGCGCCTCGATTGGGATCGTCTGCAGGCCGAACTGGCGCGCAGGCGCGCGGCCGGCGAGTACGTGGGACTGGGCCTGGCGATGTTCGTCGAGAAGTCCGGACTGGGCCCTTCCGATATGGTCCGGCTGACGGTGGACGTGACCGGCGCCGTCGAGCTCGTGACCGGAGCGGGCTCGGTCGGGCAGGGCATGGAGACTGTACTCGCTCAGATCTGCGCGCAGGAATTGGGCGTGGACTACCGCCGCGTGCGCGTGCATCACGGCCGTACCGACCTGATCGAGTTCGGCAACGGTGCGCATGCTTCTCGCGTGACGGTGATGTCGGGCTCGGCCACGCAGATTGCCGCGCGCAAGGTGCGCGCCAAGGCGCTGGGCGTGGCGGCCAGGATGCTGGACACCACGCCGGACGAGCTGGAAATCGTCGACGGCCAGGTGCGCCCGCGCGGCGGCGCGGGCGGGCCGGCGACGACCCTGGCGGACGTGGCGCGCTACCTGCATCCCTCGTCCCGCACCAGCGACGGCCATGAGCCCGGCCTGTCGGCCGAGGGCTGGTTCTACAGCGATCACATGAACTATCCCTACGGGGTGCATGCCGCGCAGGTGCGCGTGGACGGCGCTACCGGCCAGGTGGTCGTCGAGAAATACCTGGTGGCCTATGACGTGGGCCGCGCGGTAAACCCCATGCTGATCGACGGGCAGATCGTCGGCGGGCTGGCCCAGGGCCTGGGCGGCGCGCTGTTCGAGGAATTTACCTACGACGAGGCCGGCCAGCCCTTGTCGACCACCTTCGCCGACTACGTCATGGTCAGCGCGCACGAGATGCCCGACGTCGACGTGCTGATCACCGAGGACGCGCCCAGTCCGCTGAACCCGATGGGACTGAAAGGGGCGGGCGAGGGCGGCACGAACGGCGTGGGCGCGGCGGTTGCCGCGGCGGTCGACGATGCGCTGCAGGCGCCGGGTTTCGTTACCCGCCTGCCGATCAAGGCAATGCGGGTGCGGCAACTCCTGGCCAGCCGTGCACTGTAA
- a CDS encoding (2Fe-2S)-binding protein → MSQRDVVLSINGVDYPIRVEPRRTLVDAIRDDCGQTGTHAGCEHGVCGACTVLVDGEPVRSCLMFAAQAEGAQIRTVEGLACEGRFHPLQQAFMDHHALQCGFCTPGFLMLATGLLERQPDISDEDLLDALSSNLCRCTGYKNILAAVRAARASMAQGAAA, encoded by the coding sequence ATGAGTCAACGCGACGTGGTTCTTTCCATCAACGGTGTCGACTACCCCATACGGGTAGAGCCGCGCCGTACCCTGGTCGATGCCATTCGCGACGACTGCGGGCAGACTGGCACCCATGCCGGCTGCGAGCACGGCGTGTGCGGCGCCTGCACGGTCCTGGTGGACGGCGAGCCGGTGCGTTCATGCCTGATGTTCGCGGCGCAGGCCGAGGGGGCGCAGATCCGCACCGTGGAGGGGCTGGCGTGCGAGGGCCGCTTTCATCCGCTGCAGCAGGCCTTCATGGATCACCATGCGCTGCAATGCGGGTTCTGCACGCCGGGCTTCCTGATGCTTGCGACCGGCCTGCTCGAACGGCAGCCCGATATCAGCGACGAGGATCTGCTGGACGCGCTCTCGTCCAATCTGTGCCGCTGCACGGGATACAAGAACATACTCGCCGCCGTGCGTGCCGCGCGCGCAAGCATGGCGCAGGGGGCGGCGGCATGA
- a CDS encoding polysaccharide deacetylase family protein, with product MLLPHHNRYSYSAIGARKDYSWPEGKRLAMHIGLNIEHFAFGTGLTHNLTVPLPAPDQRAFAWSDYGNRIGVWRILDMLDKLGLPASHLCNTEIFHYCPELIGPIKARGDEFIGHGRTNAERHGLMWEADEARYLAEVRASILEHTGQEVRGWMAPWMSVSHHTPDLLQETGFKFLMDWPADDQPIWMKTRAGRIMSVPYPLELNDSPQMLVRAHTPDQFGQMIIDQFEEMLEQSATQPLVFGIALHTMVSGQPYRLRALRRALKYIVDHPRRNEIWFTRPGAIYDHCANLPEGTIPG from the coding sequence ATGCTGTTGCCCCACCATAACCGCTATTCATACAGCGCCATCGGTGCGCGCAAGGACTACTCCTGGCCGGAAGGCAAGCGCCTGGCCATGCACATCGGCCTGAACATCGAGCACTTCGCATTCGGCACCGGCTTGACGCACAACCTGACCGTGCCGCTGCCCGCGCCCGACCAGCGCGCATTCGCGTGGTCGGACTACGGCAACCGCATCGGCGTGTGGCGCATCCTGGACATGCTGGACAAGCTGGGCCTGCCGGCCTCTCACTTGTGCAACACCGAGATCTTCCACTACTGCCCCGAACTGATCGGCCCCATCAAGGCGCGCGGCGATGAGTTCATCGGCCACGGCCGCACCAATGCGGAGCGGCACGGCCTGATGTGGGAAGCCGACGAGGCCCGCTACCTGGCCGAAGTGCGGGCATCCATCCTGGAGCATACCGGCCAGGAAGTGCGCGGCTGGATGGCGCCGTGGATGTCGGTCAGCCACCATACGCCCGACCTGCTGCAGGAAACCGGCTTCAAGTTCCTGATGGACTGGCCCGCGGACGACCAGCCTATCTGGATGAAGACCCGCGCGGGCCGCATCATGTCGGTACCGTATCCGCTGGAACTGAACGATTCCCCGCAGATGCTGGTGCGCGCGCACACGCCGGACCAGTTCGGCCAGATGATCATCGACCAATTCGAGGAAATGCTGGAACAGAGCGCCACCCAGCCCCTGGTGTTCGGCATCGCGTTGCACACGATGGTCAGCGGCCAGCCTTATCGCCTGCGAGCCTTGCGGCGTGCACTGAAATACATCGTGGACCATCCCCGCCGCAACGAGATCTGGTTCACGCGGCCGGGCGCGATCTACGATCATTGCGCGAACCTGCCGGAAGGCACGATTCCGGGCTGA